One part of the Chryseobacterium mulctrae genome encodes these proteins:
- a CDS encoding thiol-activated cytolysin family protein produces the protein MVNDTNIDTGGVEPVYVSSISYGRMGVLSIETNELTETARTILNESFSKLFVNGESTLTQEERNFLDGADFNLYLIGGNGVTAVQSFQGYQSFVNHVAKGTFSKSQPGVPIFCSYSYLNDNSQVKTTFKYDIRKPPVYVRMVHDNIVSSGRNKNVDLRLNFKPQPN, from the coding sequence TTGGTTAATGATACAAATATTGATACCGGTGGTGTTGAACCTGTATATGTTAGTTCTATTTCTTACGGAAGAATGGGAGTTCTCTCTATTGAAACTAATGAATTGACAGAGACAGCACGTACAATCCTGAATGAAAGTTTCAGCAAACTTTTCGTTAATGGTGAAAGTACTTTGACTCAGGAAGAAAGAAACTTCCTTGATGGTGCAGATTTTAATCTATATTTAATCGGTGGTAATGGTGTGACGGCTGTCCAGTCTTTCCAGGGGTATCAATCATTTGTAAATCATGTAGCTAAAGGAACATTTTCTAAAAGTCAGCCTGGAGTGCCAATTTTTTGTTCTTACTCATATCTGAATGATAACTCACAGGTAAAAACAACATTTAAGTATGATATTAGAAAACCACCTGTTTATGTACGAATGGTTCACGATAATATAGTTAGTAGCGGACGCAATAAAAATGTAGATCTCAGATTAAACTTCAAGCCGCAGCCAAACTAA